The genomic stretch AACATGCAAATGTGTATAAAGTTGAGTGTTCATACCAATTATTTATTTCTTACAATTTTAAAGTCAGTCAGATTTTCTTTAGTATAAtatacaaaaaagaaacaaaagctcCAGGGTAGTAGACGTTTTTCACTTTTAAATCAAAGAGACATTGCTGAAACAATCAGAGTTTTTGGAATGCTTTTGTCTCGCAAATGCACTCTGTCCCATTGAAATTAATTAGAGCACAATTAACAGCCAATGCACAATTCATTACACTACGCTAAATTACTTCAAATTAAACCATAATCGAGAACTAACGCTTAGCAAACGTTGCAAGAATTACAAGCAGCACAACTAAACCTACAATGCCACAGTCAGATGTACCATCAAAACATGGTGTGGTGAGATTTAAAATGCTTTAAGAACAAGCTTTGAAATTCTACATTTCTTCTAAAATGATATTGAGCATCATGAGATTTCTGAGAGGCTGAAAACATTTGTATTGCAGAATGCCTACGCAGTAGATTCCAAACCTAGAAACTTCCACGGACATCTAAAAAGATCGCTGCAAAGACATTATGTGTGTCACAGTTAAACTTATTAGTTATTCCAGTCATATTCAAGGAACTTTGTCTGTCTTAAACACACAATAAACACATATAAGCAGTAATCCCTTTCAGAACTACTTCAACATCAACTTCTTTATGATTGAGTCCTCACAAACCTTACATACAGTGTAAACTACCACACCAAACCATCACACCCCACCTCCTCTTGTCTCCCATTATATTTACGAGTGGTTTGCCTCCTCTTTGGCCCTCTGGGCCTCCTTCAGAGCGTTGATGACAGGTAGCCATGGTGAAGACAGCTCTGGGATGTTCCTCTTGGCCTGGTTGAGGTGGGTCATGGCAGTGTAAAGGCTGCCCCGGGAATCCTGCTCAGGGTAGTACATCTCTAGAGCTGTTGGTGTGCAGTGCCTGTGCTGGATTAGAAAGTAGAGGTTTGCATATAAAGGTTATATGAGAACACATCAACTAGAAATAAGAAGGTCAGGTAGGTGCACCAATAAATCAAACTTAAAGGTGAATGTGTCAGAGCTCAGCACTCCTTTTGATATAGCTTTGTTATGGAGGCCAAACTGCTGACTCCTACCCCTCACAATGTCAGaaataaatattgaacttttaAATCCCAGCGGTTCTGCCACTTCTATTTACACAAATGCGTAAATTTGGAGAAATCAATAATGTAATGACCTTTCTTTCTAAGTAATTTCCAAAGGTTGTTCTAAAAATTAGATGCTTAaaagtatacttcgtttttccgTGTGCGTTACATCACGCGCTCGGTTTCACACTTAgcatttcaaagtatactcttttgactgcgAGCCCATACGGACACATTTTAATGCACACTactactgctttgtgatactcctTAGTATAATCAATGCCAGGTTCATGTGCAAATGATGCGCAAAGACACAGACAAAGTCCGTGTGTATGTGCTGCTGACGAAATGTCCGCCACACACGCTATGCGCAAGACATAGCAGCACTGGAAAACCAAAGTACACTTTGGCCTTTAGAGGCTctttagacagaatgttttcctgcgttaaaaaaaacaactagaTGCAGTACAACAAACAGAACAGAACGTAGGTGTCTCAAAAAACGTTTTAAAAAGTTAACTAAAAATTTgctgctcctgcacgagacgctgaaaatAAAAGAACAGCAAACACAACGTAATGGTCTAAAGATGTCAGCgcagtttacttaaaaaaaaaaaaaaactattaaaaccaGCACAGATTCAGCAaaaaaacatgttcggtgtgaacggcccctaacttagctccatttgtcaaaaaaaaaaataaaaataaacagaacattttcAAACTCTTTGCACAGTTAGCACACTTCCAAAAAAATAACATGATCTGTAATGATAAAAAGActattttgaacatattttactgtttaaaaacCAACAAACATTCAGTGTAATATGCATTAGAGGTGTTATCCACCACAGAAACCACGCAATTGTGTGGGGCCCTGGGCCCCAGTCGGACGGCAAAACGTTTAAtgggaattcatttttatttggccACTATGGCCACTGCAGGTTCAACCATTTgtgcaatttcaaacatttgaaGCTGCTTGAAGTTATTCTACAAATCTAAAAATATGACACAGCATCACAAAATTTGAGGTTTCACTATATTTTGTAATAAGGAACATGGTAAACTATCAAATACACACTGCAGTGCACTTTCAGTGTTCTGCCAGAATAAAAGCTCCAgttgaaggtgaagtaaatacaactgaaatatattactaatGTTTCAAACAaattcacaaaataataataataattcaatatcatattattataataaacatGACTGGAGACTATTTAACTGGGTTCCAAAATATAAGTGAGTgaagttgtagtttttgcacactgTTCATTCGCAAAAGatgttttgtaaatatatatatatatatatatatatatatatatatatatatatatatatatatatatatatatatatatatatattacttttttattactgtattgttgtattggtgcatataatctatatttattaaaatataaattaaataccatTCTTTCTTGTCTTTATTcagtgaaaaactgtggaaaaatgcatctttaactagatttttattttattaaacattttgaatctacttggctacaatggcttgGATTAATCAAAACTTATGATTTAGAATCACTTTTATGTCATTtctgagcaaaaaataaataaaaacaattatcaagatatattttattaaatatatttttattatatattatatatcatttTTGGAGACAAATCACCCAACCCTAGTTGGACGGCGAAAGGGGGCCCCAGTTGGATGGCTGCTTGGGGCCTCGGAAGTCGTAACCCCGCCCCTGGTAATATGTAATCTTACATATGAAATAGACTGTTATATACCAaagcaaaaagagagagaggggaatctatattttaagaaaaaaaaaaaaaactaatcctaaccaaaccctaaccctcacacaagggcgtagatttggtttgaacattggggggttgtaTTGTGAAGCGGGGGTGGGGAGGTTGTATTTGCTATTCTTGATTATTACCCCccagaatctacacccctgcCCTCACAGATTCACAGATTCAAATACCTACAATGCTAACTTGCTGAACTGTTATTTGTATAATCTCATATATCATTATTCAGAACATAATTCAGATATATTTTTACTGTCATATTTTTGCACAATTTGATATCTTTTGAATGTAAACAATGGATTTTCAAGAGTTTTCCCCAAGATTTCCAATTTGTAAAACTACTTAGGTGTTGGAAGTGACAGTTGAGTAAAACTGCAACAGAAAGACATCAGTCAAGAGTTGTCAACATGCCTCAGGTTCCATAAAGCTCATTTCATCATAACAAGAGGCTATTTTCCCACTCTTCAAGTTAGCAACTTTATGTTAGTGTGGCAGCCTAATTTCAGCAGTGATTTCTGCATCAAAGGGAGTGAGGTGGAAGCACCTGCAGGCCTTAATCAGAGTTTAGTCATGGTTAGAACTAATTCTCACATTCTCACACAATGCCACTGCTAACGCACTACTTAAAATTCTATCTGCATGTCTAAGGATGTACAACTTAGCTTAGCCACAAACAATATCATACATAATAGTAATTTATGTTATAATCTTCTGTTTGATTATCTTGTCTTATGCTGTCATACCAAGATGATTCCctgaaaggaaaagaaagaacaaatctTTCTAAAACCCAAGGAGGAAAAATTATGTACTTTAGCAGAGTTTGTTTCTGATGTGGGCCGTGCATCCACTTAAGTGGTGTTTTGGCACAACGTTTTCTGTCAAATGGTTAAAGCTAACCAACATGGACAGGTAATGTGAAAAGCCCTCATTCTCAAAACTGTTAGAGGATCCTGTTTGATTTATTGAAGGGGTGATTTTGCTTAATATTTGCTACTGTGTTAGGTTtccacttgatgtccaaagtaaaatctgggtTCTGACACAAAACCAGTTGAGAGTCACTGACGTAGACCACCAATATTCCTTATCAGAATGGATAGAAAAAAAGTGATTGTGTTTGGCTGAATACCTGGAGAATGAAGCCTTCTGGGCAGCCAAGCTGGTCGTACCACAGCGCTTTATACATGACCAACAGCAGCAGGCAAGCCAAGAAAGCCAAGGTGATAACAATCAGCCCAGTcagctagaaaatacacagacacgTCATACTTAAAATCCAACACTCAATTTTACATATATGTAACAGGGGGGTCTCTGCTCCATCTTTCTATCCACCAAGGTATTTGGCCTAAAACATGCCTGGTGACACCTAATACATAATTGGATACTCATAGATACATACCATTTAACAatatacatatgaacatataccaacacacacatttacttaatTACTAAAAGAATAACTAATAAAATCTAAACGAGGACATACAGACTTCTATAGTTTTTAAATAAAGCTAGTTGTAATTCTAATTcgtttaaagaaaacatttaattaaaaacaaaaaataaaataca from Myxocyprinus asiaticus isolate MX2 ecotype Aquarium Trade chromosome 7, UBuf_Myxa_2, whole genome shotgun sequence encodes the following:
- the LOC127444104 gene encoding neuronal vesicle trafficking-associated protein 1-like translates to MVKLGSNLVEKVERQPSVEDGFDNIPLITPLEVSQLQQPFPDKVIVKTTAEYQLKEKKRKLYVPSIKKLNINLYDEMSEKVKLTGLIVITLAFLACLLLLVMYKALWYDQLGCPEGFILQHRHCTPTALEMYYPEQDSRGSLYTAMTHLNQAKRNIPELSSPWLPVINALKEAQRAKEEANHS